From the genome of Pseudomonas sp. gcc21, one region includes:
- the aceF gene encoding dihydrolipoyllysine-residue acetyltransferase, translating into MSEVIKVPGIGDAEGEVIEILVKEGDTIEPEQSLITLESDKASMEVPSPKGGVVKSIKVKLGDQLKEGDDLIELESAEAESDRADAQSDDSQGTSDDHPVDEAEEAAAPEKETGEETVDESAAPPSESVKEVQVPDIGDGKAKIIEIMVSPGDSVEAEQSLLVLESDKASMEIPAPFAGVIDSIEAKMDQDVQTGDLILHMRVKGEPDSAPAKAQQPKPGSEDKQAASKAPANEQQQKDKAEPQQTKASADRDKPVPPPVGRPSREGTKVHAGPAVRKLAREFGVDLTDISGSGPHDRILKEDVQSHVQGIMKQTKQGAGQGAVGGAGIPPVPEIDFSRFGEVEIKDMTRLQQIGATNIHRSWLNVPHVTQFDQADITELETFRKDQKAVAEKAGVKLTVLPFLLKACAHLLREQPNFNVSLVPGGKQLVHKQYVHIGFAVDTPDGLMVPVIRDVDKKSLLQLAAEAAELAEKARTKKLGADGMQGACFTISSLGHIGGTYFTPIVNAPEVAILGVSRASMQPVWDGNSFQPRLMLPLSLSYDHRAINGAAAAQFTKRLDELLGDIRSMLL; encoded by the coding sequence ATGAGCGAAGTTATCAAAGTACCGGGCATCGGCGATGCCGAAGGTGAAGTCATCGAAATTCTGGTCAAGGAAGGCGACACCATTGAACCGGAGCAGAGCCTGATCACCCTGGAGTCGGATAAGGCGAGCATGGAAGTCCCCTCCCCCAAGGGCGGCGTAGTGAAGTCCATCAAGGTAAAACTAGGCGACCAGCTGAAAGAAGGTGACGACCTGATTGAACTGGAGTCAGCCGAGGCTGAGTCAGACCGGGCAGATGCCCAGTCCGACGATTCGCAAGGCACCAGCGACGATCATCCCGTCGACGAAGCGGAAGAAGCGGCAGCGCCTGAGAAGGAAACCGGCGAGGAAACCGTAGACGAATCCGCCGCACCGCCCAGCGAATCAGTCAAGGAAGTACAGGTACCCGATATCGGCGACGGCAAGGCCAAGATCATCGAGATCATGGTCAGCCCGGGCGACTCCGTCGAGGCCGAACAGTCCTTGCTGGTTCTGGAATCAGACAAGGCCAGCATGGAGATTCCGGCGCCCTTCGCCGGCGTGATTGATTCTATCGAAGCCAAGATGGATCAGGACGTGCAGACCGGCGACCTGATCCTGCACATGCGGGTCAAAGGCGAACCCGATAGCGCGCCAGCCAAAGCACAGCAGCCCAAGCCGGGGTCTGAAGACAAACAAGCAGCATCGAAAGCCCCTGCAAACGAGCAGCAACAAAAGGACAAGGCCGAACCACAGCAGACCAAAGCCAGCGCCGACAGGGATAAACCCGTTCCGCCTCCAGTCGGCCGTCCCAGCCGCGAGGGCACCAAGGTGCACGCCGGCCCGGCCGTGCGCAAACTGGCCCGTGAGTTTGGCGTGGATCTGACCGATATCAGCGGCAGTGGGCCGCATGACCGCATCCTCAAGGAAGATGTTCAGTCCCACGTGCAAGGGATCATGAAGCAAACCAAGCAGGGGGCTGGCCAAGGGGCCGTCGGAGGCGCGGGCATACCACCGGTTCCCGAGATTGATTTCAGCCGCTTCGGCGAGGTTGAAATCAAGGATATGACCCGCCTGCAGCAAATCGGCGCGACCAATATCCATCGCAGTTGGCTCAACGTGCCGCACGTTACCCAGTTTGATCAGGCGGATATCACCGAGCTCGAGACGTTCCGCAAGGATCAGAAAGCGGTCGCGGAGAAAGCCGGCGTCAAACTGACGGTCCTGCCCTTCCTGCTCAAGGCGTGCGCGCATCTGTTACGCGAACAGCCGAATTTCAACGTGTCATTGGTGCCAGGTGGTAAACAACTGGTGCACAAGCAGTACGTGCACATCGGGTTCGCTGTGGATACGCCGGATGGGCTGATGGTCCCGGTGATCCGGGATGTGGACAAGAAGAGCCTGCTGCAACTGGCGGCTGAAGCAGCCGAGCTGGCCGAAAAGGCGCGCACCAAGAAACTCGGAGCCGACGGCATGCAAGGCGCGTGTTTCACGATCTCCAGCCTTGGCCACATCGGCGGTACCTACTTCACGCCGATCGTCAACGCGCCGGAAGTCGCCATCCTCGGCGTCAGCCGCGCGTCCATGCAACCAGTGTGGGACGGAAACAGCTTCCAGCCACGGCTGATGCTGCCGCTATCACTGTCCTACGACCACCGCGCCATCAACGGTGCAGCTGCCGCTCAGTTCACCAAGCGTTTGGATGAGCTATTAGGCGATATACGGTCGATGTTGTTGTAA
- a CDS encoding transposase produces the protein MTARSDEHRGWYTSRKLPHFDSPDVIQFITFRLADGLPAAVLKSLKSESKRLPDVEHSYAVRAQIEVHLDRGHGCCVLTHPSMAATLRQALQFYAGKRYELIAWCIMPNHVHVLIKPTYSLPRIVQGWKTYTARWALQSATTLDLQLPERGFWMRGYWDRYVRSQAHLEASVRYIHHNPVKAKLCDYAEDWAWSSAGAARTDAATNLGCW, from the coding sequence ATGACTGCCCGCAGCGACGAGCATCGGGGTTGGTATACGTCTCGCAAGCTTCCTCATTTCGATTCACCCGATGTTATTCAATTTATAACTTTCAGGCTTGCCGACGGTCTCCCTGCAGCTGTGCTCAAATCATTGAAGAGCGAGTCAAAACGGCTGCCCGACGTTGAACATTCTTATGCGGTTCGGGCGCAGATAGAAGTGCATCTGGACCGTGGCCATGGATGTTGCGTACTGACTCACCCTTCAATGGCAGCAACGCTGCGACAAGCTTTGCAGTTCTATGCCGGCAAGCGTTATGAGCTCATTGCATGGTGCATCATGCCTAATCATGTTCACGTTCTGATCAAGCCAACGTATTCGCTGCCTCGGATCGTTCAAGGATGGAAAACGTATACAGCCCGCTGGGCTCTTCAGAGCGCCACCACATTGGATTTGCAACTCCCTGAGCGCGGTTTCTGGATGCGTGGATATTGGGATCGTTACGTCCGCAGCCAGGCGCATCTCGAAGCCTCGGTGCGCTATATTCATCACAATCCGGTGAAAGCGAAGCTATGTGATTACGCTGAGGATTGGGCGTGGTCGAGCGCGGGCGCTGCTAGAACTGATGCTGCGACAAATCTCGGTTGTTGGTGA